One Mycolicibacterium doricum genomic window, TTCGTGGAGCTTCGGTGACGGTCCGATGAGCATCAGGCCGCCCTCGACATGTCCGGCCTCGACCTGCCCGCCGCGCCGCGCCCATTCGGCGGTCCGGCCAGCGGTTGACGTCGCCGGTGTGTTGGCGCGCCGCACCCACCTCCAACGCCGGGAGGCGATCACCTAGCGCTACCGGTGGATACCGCGCCGGGGTGGTCACTTTCGGTGGGCGACATCGGTTCGTGGGCACGAGCGTCGCCGGTCAGTCGCGTTCGGCGCCGGTGATGGAGACGAACGACACGCAGCCACCCGGAGCCCCCCCGAGGTTGTGGGTCATGCCCAGCTGGGGGTTGTCGAGCTGGCGTTCGCCGGCCTCGCCGCGCAGTTGCAGCCACATCTCGAACAGCATCCGCAGCCCGCTGGCGCCGATCGGGTGCCCGAACGACTTCAGGCCGCCATCGGGATTGACCGGCAGGCCGCCGCCGAGGTCGAAGAAGCCCTCCAGGACGTCCTTCCAGCCCTGGCCGCGCTCAGAGAAACCAAGGTCCTCCATCAAGACCAGCTCTGTGGGGGTGAAGCAATCATGCACCTCCGCCATGGAAATCTCGGTGCGCGGATCCTTGATTCCGGCCTGCGCGTAGGCGTCCTCCGCGCAACGCACGACCTCGGTGAACGTCGTGTAGTCGTAGGCGGGATCGAGGGGACCCTCGGCCGGCCCGGCCACGAAGGACAGCGCCTTGATGTAGATCGGCCGGTCGGTGTAACGGTGTGCGTCGTCTGCCCTCACGATGAGCGCCGCGGCCGCCCCGTCCGAGACGCCGGAGCAGTCGAAGATGCCGAGTTGGCCGGCCACCAGCGGCGAGCAGGAGATGGTCTCCTTGGCGACCTCGTTGCGGAACTGGGCGCGCGGGTTCTTCGCCCCGTTGACGTGGTTCTTCCAGGCGATGTGGGTCATCACCTCCTTTATGGTGTCCGCGTCGACGCCGTATTTCTTGGCGTACGAGGGTGCGAGCAGCGAGAACATCGCCGGTGCGGTCAGTTCGGGCTCCGTGCCGTCGTTCGCGGGTGCCGGCACGACCAGCCCGGAGAAGCCCGTGTCTTTGAGCTTCTCGCCGCCGACCGCCATCACGCAGTCGTAGGCACCCGAGGCCACTGCGTAGGCGGCGTTGCGGAAGGCCTCCGAGCCGGTTGCGCAGAAGTTCTCCACCCGAGTCACGGGTTTGTAGTCGATCTTCAACGGGCGCGACAGGGTGAGGCCGGACGCGCCCGACCCCATCGTGCCGACCCAGTAGGCGTCGATGTCGTCCTTCTCCATACCGGGGACCGAACCGATACAGTCGGTGACCGCGTCGATGAGCAGGTCGTCGATCGACCGGTCCCAGCGTTCCCCGAAGGGCGTGCAGCCCATCCCGACGATCGCGACCTTGTCGCGGATACCGTTGCTGGCCATGACTAGTGCCCCTTTCTGGCGGGCCGTGCTTTCCAGAAGTAGTTGTGGACGCCGCCGGCAGTGTGGAAGCGGCGAAACGTCATCTCCACCCGGTCGCCGATCGCGACCGCGTTCGGGTCGGCGTCGGCGAGCTGGCAGCTGAAGCGACCACCGCCGTCGAAGTCGATGACGACGTCGACGACCGGAGGGGCCAAGGAGAACGCCAGTTTGTCGATGGTGAACGTCGCCACGCTGGCCGGTGTGGCCGCGAGTGGCACCGGCTCCACGCGGTCGACCGCGCCGCAGTGCACGCAGACCCGTTGCGGGGGCACGTTGACCGTCGAGCAGCTCAAGCAGCGCGACCCCTCGAACGCATACTTCCAGCGCTGTGAGCGCGCCGCCGGAGGGGCGGCCGGGCGCTCCGGGTCGGGGCGTCGCGGTGGCTCGCGTTCCAGGAAGCCGCGCCACGTCAGGAAGTCCGGATAGGACACGGAGCCCGAGACCTCAAGTTGATCGCGCACTCCGTCCCCCGTCGGGCGTCGGGTGATCGCCTCGGTCACCCTCAACACGGTCGCGTCGGCGCCATCCGCGGCGATGACCAGCAGGATCGTGTCACCGGCCGCGGCCCGATCCAGCACGTCGGCCAGCACCAGCCCGGCGTGTGCGGCCCCGGCGAAGCCGACCTCGTTTTCCAGCCCGTCGGCACGCGACTCCTTGGGGAACGCGCCGATCGCGGCTCGCGCTGCCCGGGCGTGCGGGGACGACACGATGACGTGGGTCGGCGCGTCGACCTGAGCTTCCTTGAGTGCACGGGTGACGGCGTCGGTGATCAGCGGAAGGTAGGCCTGGGTGCCGAAGCGCTCCTCCCAGACCCGGCTGTAGGACTCGCCCGGGACCCGCCAGCGGTCCAGGAACTCTGCCGACACCGACGACTGGGCGACGATTTCGGCGACGACCCGGTCGCCACTGCCAAACGTGAACGCGGCGGCCCCGTCGCCACCGGCAGCCTCGTCCACGGAGCCGGGACGGCCAGTGCGGATGTCGGACAGCACAGCCATCCCAGCGGTGGCCGCGGCCGCCCGCAGGGCGCCGGAGGCCCCGCGAACCGCCGCGCCGAGGTCGGTGGCGAAACCCTCGTTGCTGCCGCCCAATGCCGCGTGGATGGCGGTGGCGTTGGTCTTGTCGGCGTAGGCCGGCGCAGTGGTGGCAAAGTAAAGCGACTCGGGCGCTGGAGCCCCCCACAACGCCCGGCGGGCCGCCTCAACCCCCATCGACGTCGAGTCCTCGTCGTAGCTGGCCACGGTGCGGGTGC contains:
- a CDS encoding acetyl-CoA acetyltransferase, producing MASNGIRDKVAIVGMGCTPFGERWDRSIDDLLIDAVTDCIGSVPGMEKDDIDAYWVGTMGSGASGLTLSRPLKIDYKPVTRVENFCATGSEAFRNAAYAVASGAYDCVMAVGGEKLKDTGFSGLVVPAPANDGTEPELTAPAMFSLLAPSYAKKYGVDADTIKEVMTHIAWKNHVNGAKNPRAQFRNEVAKETISCSPLVAGQLGIFDCSGVSDGAAAALIVRADDAHRYTDRPIYIKALSFVAGPAEGPLDPAYDYTTFTEVVRCAEDAYAQAGIKDPRTEISMAEVHDCFTPTELVLMEDLGFSERGQGWKDVLEGFFDLGGGLPVNPDGGLKSFGHPIGASGLRMLFEMWLQLRGEAGERQLDNPQLGMTHNLGGAPGGCVSFVSITGAERD
- a CDS encoding OB-fold domain-containing protein, with translation MSLNDRSGIVSYGVYLPYHRLDRTAIRASLGQGGGKGTRTVASYDEDSTSMGVEAARRALWGAPAPESLYFATTAPAYADKTNATAIHAALGGSNEGFATDLGAAVRGASGALRAAAATAGMAVLSDIRTGRPGSVDEAAGGDGAAAFTFGSGDRVVAEIVAQSSVSAEFLDRWRVPGESYSRVWEERFGTQAYLPLITDAVTRALKEAQVDAPTHVIVSSPHARAARAAIGAFPKESRADGLENEVGFAGAAHAGLVLADVLDRAAAGDTILLVIAADGADATVLRVTEAITRRPTGDGVRDQLEVSGSVSYPDFLTWRGFLEREPPRRPDPERPAAPPAARSQRWKYAFEGSRCLSCSTVNVPPQRVCVHCGAVDRVEPVPLAATPASVATFTIDKLAFSLAPPVVDVVIDFDGGGRFSCQLADADPNAVAIGDRVEMTFRRFHTAGGVHNYFWKARPARKGH